The genomic segment CGGTACGGCCCGGTCGCTGCGCGCCCAGATCCACCCGATCGCCCCCTGCGCGAGGGTACGACCGTCGGCGGTCAGCGCGTCGCGGACGGCGGCTACCCGGCGCAGCCACTCCGGGGCGGGCCGGCCGCTGCGGAACCACTCCAGCCAGGTCGGCCCGAGTCCGCGTACGTCGTCGCGGGGCAGCGTGGACTCCGGCGTGTACTTGCCGGTGAGCAGACCCATCCCGAGCGGTCCCCGGGCCAGGCTGGCGAGGTCGTGCTTGTCGCAGGCGTCGAGCATGGCCGGGGCGTCCCGGAGCACCGACAGCGCGTGCTGCACGGCGGCGGCACCGCGGGCGACCTGGGCGAACGCGCCGGCCCGGTCGGCCCGGTCGGTGCTCCAGCCGTACGCCCGGATCAGCCCTGCGTCGACCAGCTCGTCGAGCGTGCCGACGAGCGCCTCGGCCCGGGGCAGCGGCAGGTCGCCGAGGTGCAGCTGGTAGAGGTCGATGTGGTCGGTGCCCAGCCGGCGCAGCGAGTCGACAACCGCCCGGCGC from the Micromonospora sp. WMMA1947 genome contains:
- a CDS encoding aldo/keto reductase; translated protein: MAVDTRQLGRSGIEVSALGMGCWAIGGPWAEGARPLGWGRVDDDESVRAIRRALDLGVTLFDTADTYGAGHGERVLGRALAGRRDEAVIATKFGYTFDEHTRQATGENASPHHLRRAVVDSLRRLGTDHIDLYQLHLGDLPLPRAEALVGTLDELVDAGLIRAYGWSTDRADRAGAFAQVARGAAAVQHALSVLRDAPAMLDACDKHDLASLARGPLGMGLLTGKYTPESTLPRDDVRGLGPTWLEWFRSGRPAPEWLRRVAAVRDALTADGRTLAQGAIGWIWARSDRAVPIPGARTVAQVEENAAALAWGPLAPDHFAEVERQLAAVRSAALRDADRPHWPMPPIPAVRP